One genomic window of Parasteatoda tepidariorum isolate YZ-2023 chromosome 9, CAS_Ptep_4.0, whole genome shotgun sequence includes the following:
- the LOC107443507 gene encoding oocyte zinc finger protein XlCOF6: protein MIVSNVLKVENGVTTYMVIPHLCKFCRKAFTTYTDLSEHLLQTHGYESASSSNDSEVIVPDVTSNDLKVFRCNLCLNRYTSKAYLMKHISLHSGEKPYSCDVCDKSFSHKSNLQKHYYTHDPEKAKRYECKVCGKDFTSKAYLKKHDLIHKGQRPHVCNICSKAFTLKTNLQKHFLTHTDQKRVYVCDLCEKGFTSKGYLEKHRLIHMDERPHVCGVCFKAFTLKTNLHKHYSTHSSIRPFECPECGKRFKMKVGLDQHYAVHSEVKPFCCTTCPKTFKNKKACEKHERTHLVVGD from the coding sequence atgattgtgtCTAATGTTCTAAAGGTGGAAAATGGCGTAACCACTTATATGGTTATACCTCATTTGTGTAAGTTTTGTCGAAAAGCTTTTACTACATATACTGATCTTTCTGAGCATCTTCTTCAAACCCATGGATATGAAAGTGCATCGAGCAGCAATGATTCTGAAGTAATAGTACCCGATGTCACTTCCAATGATCTTAAAGTTTTTCGATGCAATTTATGTCTAAATCGATATACTAGTAAAGCATATCTTATGAAACATATTTCGTTACATAGTGGGGAAAAACCATATTCTTGTGATGTGTGTGACAAATCCTTTAGTCACAAGTCAAATTTACAGAAGCACTATTATACCCATGATCCTGAGAAAGCAAAAAGATATGAGTGCAAGGTTTGCGGAAAAGATTTTACCTCAAAAGCATACCTTAAGAAACATGATTTAATTCATAAAGGCCAAAGGCCTCATGTTTGTAACATATGTAGTAAAGCATTTACATTGAAAACCAACCTCCAAAAGCATTTCTTAACCCACACTGATCAGAAGCGTGTATATGTATGTGATTTATGTGAGAAAGGTTTTACATCTAAAGGATATTTAGAGAAACACAGGTTAATACATATGGATGAGAGGCCTCATGTTTGTGGTGTGTGCTTTAAAGCatttacattgaaaacaaaTCTTCATAAGCATTACTCTACACATTCGTCGATTAGGCCGTTTGAATGTCCGGAATGCGGCAAGCGATTTAAAATGAAGGTTGGACTTGACCAGCACTATGCAGTACATTCTGAAGTCAAACCATTTTGCTGTACAACGTGTcctaagacatttaaaaacaaaaaagcttgtGAAAAACATGAAAGGACACATCTGGTTGTTGGTGATTGA
- the LOC107443508 gene encoding small ribosomal subunit protein uS17m yields the protein MSIRSVLLFAKVITSDLRDVMKVSISKYVMDERLTMYFKESSQHYVIDTTNKCKEGDYVLIRELPEKKGEITHAIEKIIYERGNLIDPLTGKKCAGHEYIDDIKRISELFGKKPSYLE from the exons ATGAGCATTCGTAGTGTACTACTTTTTGCTAAAGTCATTACATCTGACCTGCGTGATGTAATGAAAGTTTCTATAAGTAAATATGTCATGGATGAAAGATTAACAATG tattttaaGGAATCTTCCCAGCACTATGTTATTGATACAACTAACAAATGTAAAGAAGGAGACTATGTTTTAATAAGA gaattacCGGAGAAGAAAGGAGAAATTACTCATGCAATTGAGAAGATAATATATGAGAGAGGAAATCTTATTGATCCTTTAACTGGTAAAAAGTGTGCTGGACACGAATATATTGATGATATAAAGAGGATATCAGAGTTATTCGGGAAGAAACCTTCTTATTTAGAATGA
- the LOC107443512 gene encoding beta-1,3-galactosyltransferase 5-like — MKGSSLFRWKKILIYICFLSTTFLLVSLISLLQKVEEDDLPFDQKDLNERRNSNNFLNLEDAFKQPVPDVTRLRYYQNSAKPCNSRTPTLLVFVHSAPAHFLHRNSIRSTWGSFSNDLSIRTVFVIGHSTQNLVWQRIIHEAQSHGDIILVDMPDSYNNLTLKHLVGLHWSLKNCPDVPFIMKTDDDVFVDMYRLEKTILLNLPLNAVACRVVPAGTVPKRSGKWKVNRNEYPFDDYPEYCSGLAYVSRSSTLKRILKSAVSGQVPYLWIDDVFITGFSAEHAGVKRRDLSVWFARTDEQVLNWLSNDGIVNPLPWIIAEISPRYWPFNATAIWNKTIKTHENKHI; from the coding sequence ATGAAAGGCTCAAGTCTTTTTCGctggaaaaagattttaatttacatatgtTTTCTATCTACAACTTTTCTGCTCGTATCTTTGATTTCCCTTCTTCAGAAAGTTGAAGAGGATGACCTGCCGTTTGATCAAAAAGATCTGAATGAGCGAAGAAATTCCAATAATTTCCTCAACTTGGAAGATGCCTTTAAGCAACCAGTGCCAGATGTAACGCGACTCAGATATTATCAGAACTCAGCAAAACCATGCAACTCAAGAACCCCAACTTTACTGGTTTTCGTGCACTCAGCGCCAGCTCATTTTCTACATCGGAACTCCATTCGAAGCACATGGGGTTCTTTTTCAAACGATTTATCAATTCGAACAGTTTTTGTGATTGGACATTCTACGCAAAATCTTGTATGGCAGCGAATCATACACGAGGCACAGAGCCATGGAGATATCATACTTGTTGATATGCCGGATTCTTACAATAACCTAACACTAAAGCATCTGGTTGGACTTCATTGGTCACTCAAGAACTGCCCTGACGTTCCTTTCATTATGAAAACGGATGATGATGTTTTTGTTGATATGTATCGTTTggaaaaaacaattctattgAATCTTCCACTTAATGCTGTTGCTTGTAGAGTTGTACCGGCTGGTACTGTGCCTAAGCGATCTGGAAAATGGAAAGTCAATAGAAACGAGTACCCATTTGATGATTATCCGGAATACTGCAGTGGGTTGGCTTACGTCTCAAGGTCTTCtacattaaaaagaatactTAAATCAGCTGTATCAGGTCAAGTTCCTTACCTATGGATAGATGATGTGTTTATTACTGGATTTTCGGCTGAACACGCAGGTGTGAAGCGAAGAGACTTAAGTGTGTGGTTTGCCAGAACTGATGAGCAAGTCTTAAATTGGTTAAGCAATGATGGAATTGTTAATCCTTTACCCTGGATTATAGCAGAAATTTCCCCTAGATATTGGCCGTTTAATGCTACAGCTATTTGGAATAAGACAATCAAAACTCacgaaaataaacatatttga